A genomic window from Desulfonatronovibrio magnus includes:
- a CDS encoding chemotaxis protein CheC produces the protein MQLSDVHKDVLTEVVNIGVGQAASSLNSILDTHVDLSVPELKIVSQDRVMNELAFLARSSLASVILRFEGAVPGQAALLFPPESAVNLVNLLVPEESNIEDMDLDAMRGEALTEIGNIVLNAVMGHFSNFLKLNLDYSIPDFMFESDINEIFNLNHVEGEFAIILARTHFVVEEHAIAGDILLFFGIDSMKSLTEAIDNVLNSL, from the coding sequence ATGCAATTAAGCGATGTACACAAAGATGTGTTGACCGAAGTGGTGAATATCGGGGTAGGGCAAGCAGCAAGTTCTCTAAACAGCATTCTTGACACTCATGTTGATTTGAGCGTACCCGAGTTGAAAATCGTCAGTCAGGACAGGGTGATGAATGAACTGGCATTTCTTGCCAGGTCATCACTTGCAAGCGTTATCTTGAGGTTTGAGGGTGCTGTTCCCGGGCAGGCAGCTTTATTGTTTCCTCCGGAGAGCGCGGTCAATCTGGTGAACCTTCTGGTGCCTGAAGAATCCAATATTGAGGATATGGACTTAGATGCCATGCGCGGGGAGGCACTGACAGAGATCGGCAATATTGTTTTAAATGCAGTCATGGGACACTTTTCAAATTTTTTGAAGCTTAATCTGGATTACTCAATTCCGGACTTTATGTTTGAATCCGACATAAATGAAATATTCAACCTCAATCACGTTGAAGGTGAATTTGCCATAATTCTTGCAAGAACTCACTTTGTTGTGGAAGAACATGCCATAGCTGGGGATATTTTACTGTTTTTTGGTATTGATTCAATGAAAAGTCTTACAGAAGCCATTGATAATGTTCTTAATTCCTTATAG
- the cls gene encoding cardiolipin synthase: MIFDSLFWILGGWVIRICMIPVIGMRKDDPTTSLAWVAVIFLAPWFGLIMYLLVGEYGLSRPRLSRRLKSHQDFHRINSQYLECPNYLGCQVNDDYRVLVNLAERHGGLPLLGGNQVLLIANTDDFIEHLVLDISKACSHVHLLFYIFRNDETGKKVAQALVDARKRGVECRVLADAVGSRGMFSQLGRWMSSKGVEVYPALPANPLRLRLSRLDIRNHRKLAIIDGQTGYTGSQNIVNSDFGHKKAGEWHDVMVRIKGPSARQLQAVFVEDWYYETDQVLDFPDLYPGASRDGSAAIQVVPTGPDQPTEGFQDILIQSIQSARTRISIASPYFIPSEGLITALRLASARGVRVDIIVPDRSDHLLVDQASAYYCGVALRNGCNVYLFNEGMLHSKIMTVDDDMAMVGSANFDIRSFYLNIELVTFIFEPEFIYNLRMLQNCYKGHATAIRPEAWLRRPLPKRMVEGVVKIFSPLL; encoded by the coding sequence ATGATTTTTGATTCATTATTCTGGATACTGGGTGGCTGGGTTATCAGAATCTGTATGATTCCTGTTATTGGAATGCGTAAGGATGACCCCACCACAAGCCTGGCCTGGGTGGCAGTTATTTTTCTGGCTCCCTGGTTCGGACTTATCATGTATCTGCTGGTGGGTGAGTATGGTTTGAGCAGGCCTCGGCTCAGTCGCAGACTTAAAAGTCATCAGGATTTTCACAGGATTAATTCTCAATATCTCGAATGTCCCAATTATCTTGGCTGCCAGGTGAATGATGATTACCGGGTGCTTGTTAATCTGGCCGAGAGACACGGTGGTCTTCCATTGCTTGGCGGAAACCAGGTATTGCTTATTGCTAATACTGATGATTTTATTGAACATCTTGTGCTGGATATCAGCAAGGCCTGTTCTCATGTCCACCTCCTGTTTTATATATTCAGAAATGATGAAACTGGGAAAAAAGTAGCACAAGCCTTGGTTGATGCCAGAAAAAGAGGTGTAGAATGTCGGGTTCTGGCAGATGCTGTCGGCTCGAGAGGAATGTTTTCTCAACTTGGGCGATGGATGAGCAGCAAGGGAGTAGAGGTCTATCCAGCCTTACCCGCCAATCCATTAAGACTCAGGCTTTCCAGACTGGATATCAGGAATCACCGTAAGCTGGCTATTATCGATGGACAGACTGGATACACAGGATCACAAAATATAGTAAATTCTGACTTTGGTCATAAAAAGGCCGGAGAATGGCATGATGTAATGGTCAGGATTAAAGGTCCTTCAGCGAGGCAGCTTCAGGCTGTATTTGTAGAAGACTGGTATTATGAAACAGATCAGGTTCTTGATTTTCCAGATCTTTATCCAGGTGCTTCGAGAGACGGAAGTGCCGCTATACAGGTGGTGCCCACCGGTCCAGACCAGCCAACAGAAGGGTTCCAGGATATATTGATCCAATCGATTCAGTCTGCAAGAACCAGAATATCCATTGCCTCTCCATACTTTATTCCCAGTGAAGGTTTGATAACAGCTCTGCGGCTTGCTTCAGCAAGGGGAGTAAGGGTAGATATCATTGTACCTGATCGCAGCGATCACCTTCTGGTGGACCAGGCAAGCGCCTATTATTGCGGTGTGGCTCTCAGGAATGGATGTAATGTGTACCTGTTCAACGAAGGTATGCTTCATAGCAAAATAATGACAGTGGATGATGATATGGCAATGGTGGGTTCCGCCAATTTTGATATTCGATCTTTTTATCTTAATATTGAACTGGTTACCTTTATTTTTGAACCGGAATTTATTTACAATCTCAGAATGCTGCAGAATTGCTACAAAGGGCATGCTACTGCCATAAGACCTGAGGCCTGGTTGAGACGGCCTCTTCCAAAAAGAATGGTTGAAGGAGTGGTCAAGATATTCAGTCCTCTATTATAG
- a CDS encoding efflux RND transporter periplasmic adaptor subunit, which translates to MDNSNLPVSINHSPSNVKKHFLIIGAILLIAFAGGFVSKQMSPPPHAENQETAYNHNIKLAQDDTSHSTDEQPAMQSPPSSSAIFTEITGIVEYISPGLVETGSVQKGELLIKLNTRQYIIARQQAIIDASQLESRLAHLERRALAERQEWYRFQTRRYFEPDPMTQYEPALSQLRHDLARIYSHIEQLDYHLTRSEVHAPFNAEVMEIKTGIGQRVDPYQPFAVIRERVS; encoded by the coding sequence ATGGATAATAGTAATCTTCCGGTCAGCATCAACCATTCGCCCAGTAATGTCAAAAAACATTTTCTGATTATTGGAGCAATTTTACTGATAGCATTTGCAGGCGGTTTTGTGAGCAAACAGATGTCTCCTCCACCACATGCGGAAAATCAGGAAACTGCTTACAACCATAATATAAAGCTAGCTCAGGATGATACGAGTCACTCAACAGATGAACAGCCTGCCATGCAAAGCCCTCCTTCTTCCTCTGCCATCTTCACAGAAATAACCGGAATAGTCGAGTACATTTCACCTGGTCTGGTTGAAACAGGTAGCGTGCAGAAAGGAGAACTGCTGATCAAGCTAAACACCCGACAGTATATTATTGCGCGCCAACAGGCAATTATTGATGCTTCGCAATTAGAGAGCAGACTGGCGCACTTGGAAAGACGGGCTCTTGCTGAACGTCAGGAATGGTATAGATTTCAGACAAGAAGATACTTTGAACCCGACCCCATGACTCAGTATGAACCAGCGCTGTCACAATTACGGCATGACCTGGCCAGAATTTATTCGCATATAGAACAATTGGATTATCATCTAACCAGATCAGAAGTGCATGCCCCGTTTAATGCAGAAGTGATGGAGATTAAAACTGGCATTGGCCAGCGGGTGGATCCATACCAGCCTTTTGCCGTTATCAGAGAACGCGTCTCCTGA
- the panB gene encoding 3-methyl-2-oxobutanoate hydroxymethyltransferase produces MNEITVPKIMKSKNISKITVVTAYDYTMARLVDQCNIDIILVGDSLGMVTLGYADTLPVDMRDMLHHTKAVVRGTSNALVVADMPFMSYQTSVGKAVFNAGRFLKEAGAGAVKVEGGSVILPQIESMVQTGIPVMGHLGLNPQQIAVMGGYKVQGRGKAGDLLLSQALELEKAGCFSIVLEAVPPSLAEKITSRLRIPTIGIGAGPHCDGQVLVINDILGITEGFRPKFVKTYANLATEIKKAVSSYSAEVRDSVFPGPDHCYKD; encoded by the coding sequence ATGAATGAAATAACTGTGCCAAAAATAATGAAATCAAAAAATATCAGCAAGATAACAGTGGTAACTGCCTACGACTATACCATGGCCAGACTTGTTGATCAATGTAATATTGACATCATTCTGGTGGGGGATTCCCTGGGCATGGTTACCTTGGGATATGCTGATACCTTGCCTGTGGATATGCGGGATATGCTACATCATACCAAGGCAGTTGTGCGTGGAACTTCCAATGCCTTAGTGGTAGCTGACATGCCGTTTATGTCTTACCAGACAAGTGTTGGTAAAGCGGTGTTCAATGCCGGTCGTTTTCTCAAGGAGGCTGGTGCAGGAGCTGTCAAGGTTGAGGGGGGATCAGTGATTTTGCCTCAGATTGAATCCATGGTCCAGACCGGCATTCCAGTCATGGGACATCTTGGGCTTAATCCCCAACAAATCGCAGTTATGGGTGGTTACAAGGTTCAGGGAAGAGGCAAGGCTGGAGATCTTCTTTTGTCCCAGGCGTTGGAGCTTGAAAAGGCAGGTTGTTTCAGCATTGTGCTTGAGGCGGTACCTCCGTCACTTGCTGAAAAAATCACGTCCCGGCTACGCATTCCAACTATTGGCATCGGTGCAGGTCCGCATTGTGACGGTCAGGTACTGGTTATAAATGATATTCTTGGAATCACAGAGGGGTTCAGACCTAAATTTGTTAAAACATATGCAAATCTTGCAACTGAAATCAAAAAAGCTGTTTCAAGCTATTCAGCTGAGGTTAGAGACAGCGTATTTCCCGGGCCTGATCATTGTTATAAGGATTAA
- a CDS encoding Ig-like domain-containing protein codes for MSRYYFGFVTIVIFGLMLMSCGGGGSSVTAVSLEADRTQLAPGERAMLIATEVQALPESDPYWDRVKFSFRTNNSGASLDVIDRRLDGNLQARAVYIAGDNPGIDVVEVSFESGAKAIVTITVGHPVTSVSLTAESTVLLPSARTELVASAQYDFPPDFPEAVNFSFRTNNSGAYLDVIDERLDGNDEARAIYIAGSEPGIDVVEVSFASGARATVTITVGYGVSRIRLEQFGWDIRATALNALDMPVPDAELDFVITAGEIESSATTNQNGVVEVSFTLPPEVNTARVTASSGTVSATLDVVRTTLTRSITTTSDQVGGTSYIVSSIRMEHLEDAVQVIMSGEDGTSVVGVPVFFYIDGDLLDKGLITTDEDGRVLLKLSVDDLTDKQIKAEAAGLSASFFVKIIDLID; via the coding sequence ATGTCCAGGTATTATTTTGGCTTTGTTACGATAGTTATATTTGGCTTGATGCTAATGTCTTGTGGCGGAGGCGGCAGTTCTGTCACTGCAGTTTCTTTGGAAGCTGACAGAACTCAGCTTGCTCCAGGTGAAAGGGCCATGCTTATCGCTACTGAAGTGCAGGCACTGCCTGAAAGTGATCCTTATTGGGATAGAGTAAAATTTTCATTCAGGACAAACAACTCAGGAGCCAGTCTTGACGTCATAGACAGGCGTTTGGATGGAAACCTGCAAGCCAGAGCGGTTTACATTGCTGGAGACAACCCGGGTATCGATGTTGTTGAGGTTTCTTTTGAGAGTGGCGCTAAAGCTATTGTCACCATAACTGTCGGACACCCGGTAACTTCTGTTTCTTTGACAGCAGAATCTACAGTACTTTTACCTTCAGCAAGAACTGAGCTGGTGGCCAGTGCTCAATATGATTTTCCCCCTGATTTTCCTGAGGCTGTAAATTTCTCATTTCGAACCAACAATTCCGGTGCCTACTTGGATGTGATTGATGAGCGCCTTGATGGCAATGATGAGGCTCGCGCCATATATATTGCCGGATCAGAGCCTGGGATTGATGTTGTTGAAGTATCTTTTGCCAGTGGAGCCAGAGCTACTGTCACCATTACAGTTGGCTACGGCGTGAGTCGCATCAGGCTGGAGCAGTTTGGATGGGACATAAGGGCAACTGCTTTGAATGCTCTTGATATGCCTGTGCCTGATGCTGAGCTTGATTTTGTTATTACTGCCGGAGAGATTGAAAGCTCAGCTACTACAAATCAAAACGGAGTAGTTGAAGTCAGCTTTACTCTGCCACCTGAAGTAAATACCGCAAGGGTAACTGCTTCTTCTGGAACTGTAAGTGCTACTCTTGATGTTGTGAGGACAACACTCACGAGATCCATAACAACTACATCAGATCAAGTTGGAGGTACTTCTTACATAGTCTCATCAATTCGAATGGAGCACTTAGAAGATGCTGTTCAGGTTATAATGTCAGGTGAAGATGGTACTTCGGTTGTCGGCGTGCCTGTATTTTTTTATATTGATGGCGACCTTTTGGATAAGGGGTTGATTACTACTGACGAAGATGGTAGAGTGTTACTTAAATTATCTGTTGATGATTTAACTGATAAGCAAATCAAAGCTGAAGCAGCAGGACTGTCAGCTTCTTTCTTTGTAAAAATAATTGACTTGATTGATTAA
- a CDS encoding sulfide-dependent adenosine diphosphate thiazole synthase: MALDEIVISKAIIDTYTKKLVDCLELDVAICGAGPSGMVAAYYLAKAGKKTAVFERKLSIGGGMWGGGMMFNEIVIQEEAKNILDELGVRSKQYEQGYFTADSVEAVCTIGSKACQAGANFFNLVSVEDVMIRENRVTGLVINWSAVDSAGLHVDPLTVRTKYMVESTGHPVEVMQVIQRKIDAQLHTPSGALEGEKSMWAEKAEQSTLENTKEAFPGVYVCGMSANATFGSFRMGPIFGGMLMSGRKVAQSIIEALDS; encoded by the coding sequence ATGGCACTTGATGAGATTGTGATTTCCAAAGCAATTATTGACACTTACACCAAAAAGCTTGTGGATTGTCTGGAGTTGGACGTGGCCATTTGCGGGGCAGGCCCTTCAGGAATGGTTGCAGCCTATTACCTGGCTAAGGCAGGTAAGAAAACAGCTGTTTTTGAGCGAAAGTTATCCATTGGAGGTGGAATGTGGGGTGGCGGCATGATGTTTAATGAGATTGTTATTCAGGAAGAGGCCAAAAACATTCTAGATGAACTTGGTGTAAGATCAAAGCAGTACGAGCAGGGATACTTTACTGCTGATTCAGTTGAGGCGGTCTGCACCATTGGCTCTAAGGCCTGCCAGGCTGGAGCAAACTTTTTTAATCTGGTATCAGTTGAAGATGTTATGATTAGAGAGAATCGGGTAACAGGGCTGGTTATTAACTGGTCTGCGGTGGACAGTGCAGGGCTGCATGTGGATCCATTGACTGTTAGAACAAAGTATATGGTTGAGTCAACAGGTCATCCTGTAGAGGTCATGCAGGTGATTCAAAGAAAGATTGACGCCCAGCTTCATACCCCATCCGGGGCTCTTGAAGGCGAAAAGTCCATGTGGGCGGAAAAAGCAGAGCAAAGCACCCTGGAAAATACAAAAGAGGCTTTTCCAGGGGTTTATGTCTGCGGCATGTCTGCCAATGCCACATTCGGATCATTTCGCATGGGGCCGATATTTGGCGGAATGCTTATGTCTGGCCGTAAAGTAGCACAGAGTATCATTGAGGCCCTTGATAGCTGA
- a CDS encoding YkgJ family cysteine cluster protein, producing MSTLNHTRCRKCGTCCRSNSPVLHIQDLQLIKKGILSGKQLMVLRKGEPAMDNIQGRLVLLKCELIKIRGKNPNLWHCLLHDQSTNLCTIHESRPAQCQALKCWDSEQIRTTYQDQTMSRSHLFSSGSAMEDIIRMHEETCPVDTFVKFTQQALKDDSHAIGELDTMIQRDENIRKAFQEKTGASQELTEYYLGRSFLSLKDWVIKFIRSS from the coding sequence ATGTCTACACTTAATCATACCAGATGCCGCAAATGCGGAACATGCTGCCGCAGCAACAGTCCAGTGCTGCATATTCAGGATCTGCAACTCATCAAAAAAGGTATTCTTTCAGGAAAGCAGCTCATGGTGCTGCGCAAAGGTGAGCCTGCCATGGACAACATCCAGGGGCGTCTGGTTTTATTAAAGTGCGAGCTTATCAAAATCAGGGGCAAAAACCCAAACTTATGGCACTGTCTGCTTCATGATCAGTCCACTAATTTGTGCACCATTCATGAGTCCCGCCCTGCACAATGCCAGGCGCTCAAGTGCTGGGACTCAGAGCAAATTAGAACAACATACCAGGACCAAACCATGAGCCGCAGCCATCTCTTCTCTTCTGGATCAGCCATGGAAGACATTATTCGAATGCATGAAGAAACCTGTCCGGTAGATACGTTTGTAAAGTTTACACAACAGGCATTAAAGGATGATTCTCATGCCATTGGTGAATTAGACACGATGATACAAAGAGATGAAAATATCAGAAAAGCATTCCAGGAAAAAACAGGAGCCAGCCAGGAACTTACCGAATACTATCTTGGCCGGTCATTTCTAAGCCTTAAGGATTGGGTTATTAAATTTATCAGATCATCTTGA
- a CDS encoding response regulator, producing MAKILIVEDSAFQRTIIKRIVSNAGHEVMEADSGREALRLIEAKQPDLVFLDLLMPDINGFQVLKVLKSKHSTVPVVVVTADVQETTRQRCEEDGVRQIVYKPVDENKISSVLKSVLGS from the coding sequence ATGGCAAAGATACTAATAGTTGAAGATTCAGCCTTTCAAAGGACAATCATAAAGCGTATTGTAAGTAATGCTGGACATGAAGTTATGGAAGCCGATTCTGGCAGAGAAGCTTTGAGGTTGATTGAAGCCAAGCAGCCTGATCTTGTTTTTTTGGATCTGCTAATGCCTGATATTAATGGTTTTCAGGTCCTCAAGGTGCTTAAAAGCAAGCACAGTACTGTACCTGTAGTGGTAGTTACGGCAGATGTGCAGGAAACTACCAGGCAGAGATGTGAGGAAGACGGGGTCAGGCAAATTGTTTATAAGCCTGTAGATGAAAACAAAATCTCCAGTGTTTTAAAATCAGTATTAGGCTCATAA
- a CDS encoding DEAD/DEAH box helicase, which yields MIIFTIQPVLQSPDAWYEYTDKNSINYKIDVTVHNIGNKTIKATWIPAFAGMTEKGNYLLNRHPGLDPGSMSFYLTLLNSYKLTFPGNSAKYLSKSQTKNQQKNSLMLNIRLSPGKKLILDNATVEDASVEKFSLAFARDWREGMFMLGVRKEQTIWSASARYWAEIATQYLTKLCHLPPSHTDYHISTPENEQLISWAEKAPPMQGGEYLSPDALAHIWKELGNWGTQAIKSCNGLENFLDKYAPHWNKVGRVTFHLAENKSSTELPFAFMASFSTGIGSSGQVKHLPLGKALELYAGTKNKPALIRLLEPVSKASKLCNWVKDMVENASIYRPMAWSANQAYRMLKSVDSLEQSGLMVRLPDWWKKRPRPTVNAVIGETKKGMFGIDAMLDFRVKAALGDQNLSMEELEELMSGDSGLILFKGQWVEVDKERLQQALDHWKDLEKSSTGGEISFIEGMRLLAGTGPNLAHDDADMEEDVWSRTIAGQGLKETLSRLRSPALLSEKLSINDIKAELRPYQLEGTAWLNFLTELGLGACLADDMGLGKTLQVLAMLGHQSALGHNEPSLLIVPASLLGNWRSEAQKFAPGLKLLFYHPSEISKKDMQDVEKKPEVCLKGYHLMVTTYAMASRSPWLKDFKWRVVILDEAQAIKNHGTKQTKSVKKIPAMARIALTGTPIENRLGDLWSLFDFLNPGLLGNAKQFQRFVKSLEEGNSKSFGPLRKLVSPYILRRLKTDKSIISDLPDKSETVQYCTLTKEQVKHYSNAVKTMEKTLKDKEFSDPMVRRGIVLQTLMRLKQICNHPGQFLGDGDYSPEKSGKFSRIAEICRELAQRQEKVLIFTQFREIISHLSEHLEEIFQRPGLQLHGGTSIKKRKSIVQDFQKDEGPPFFILSLKAGGTGLNLTAASHVIHFDRWWNPAVENQATDRSFRIGQKKNVLVHKFVVSGTIEEKIHKLMNEKKELADTMLSGAEEIKLTELSDNELLDLVQLDISKASMA from the coding sequence TTGATTATTTTTACTATTCAGCCAGTCTTGCAGAGTCCTGACGCCTGGTATGAATATACAGACAAAAACTCTATCAACTATAAAATTGACGTAACTGTTCACAACATTGGCAATAAGACTATTAAAGCAACCTGGATTCCGGCTTTCGCCGGAATGACGGAAAAGGGCAACTACCTGCTTAACCGTCACCCCGGACTTGATCCGGGGTCCATGTCTTTTTATTTGACCTTGCTGAACAGTTACAAATTGACTTTCCCAGGCAACAGTGCCAAATATTTATCGAAATCGCAAACAAAAAATCAGCAGAAAAATTCATTAATGCTTAATATCAGGCTCTCACCCGGCAAAAAACTAATCCTTGATAACGCAACTGTAGAGGACGCTTCAGTAGAGAAGTTTTCCCTGGCCTTTGCCCGTGACTGGCGTGAGGGGATGTTCATGCTTGGCGTGAGAAAGGAACAAACCATATGGTCTGCTTCAGCGCGCTACTGGGCGGAGATTGCAACCCAGTATCTCACAAAACTCTGTCATCTGCCACCTTCTCATACCGACTATCATATTTCCACTCCTGAAAATGAGCAGCTTATATCATGGGCTGAAAAAGCCCCTCCCATGCAGGGGGGAGAGTATTTATCCCCTGATGCTCTGGCACATATCTGGAAAGAGCTTGGCAATTGGGGCACCCAGGCCATTAAATCATGCAACGGGCTGGAAAACTTTCTGGATAAGTATGCCCCTCATTGGAACAAGGTGGGCAGAGTTACATTTCATCTTGCGGAAAACAAAAGCAGCACCGAGCTTCCATTTGCATTCATGGCCAGCTTTTCCACTGGTATTGGTTCATCCGGACAGGTCAAGCATCTGCCTCTCGGCAAAGCTCTGGAACTTTATGCAGGCACAAAAAACAAGCCAGCCCTTATCAGACTTCTGGAGCCGGTCAGCAAGGCTTCCAAGCTTTGCAACTGGGTTAAAGACATGGTTGAAAACGCCAGTATTTACCGACCCATGGCCTGGTCTGCTAACCAGGCCTACAGGATGCTCAAATCAGTAGACAGTTTAGAACAAAGCGGACTTATGGTTCGCCTGCCTGACTGGTGGAAAAAACGCCCCAGACCAACTGTCAATGCAGTCATAGGAGAAACAAAAAAAGGCATGTTTGGCATTGATGCCATGCTGGACTTTCGGGTGAAAGCAGCCCTTGGAGACCAGAATCTTTCCATGGAGGAACTCGAGGAGCTTATGTCGGGCGATTCCGGTCTTATTTTGTTCAAGGGTCAATGGGTGGAAGTTGACAAGGAGCGCCTGCAACAGGCCTTAGATCACTGGAAAGACCTGGAAAAATCATCAACAGGCGGGGAAATATCATTTATTGAAGGCATGAGACTGCTGGCCGGCACAGGACCAAACCTGGCCCATGATGATGCAGACATGGAAGAAGATGTCTGGTCCAGAACCATTGCCGGACAGGGTTTGAAGGAAACCCTGTCCAGGTTGCGCAGTCCTGCACTTCTTTCGGAAAAACTTAGCATCAATGACATTAAAGCAGAGCTTAGACCTTACCAGCTTGAAGGAACAGCCTGGCTCAATTTTCTTACTGAGCTCGGGCTTGGAGCATGCCTGGCCGATGATATGGGCCTGGGTAAAACCCTGCAAGTCCTGGCCATGCTTGGTCATCAATCCGCCTTGGGTCATAATGAACCATCCCTGCTCATTGTGCCCGCTTCCCTGCTTGGAAACTGGCGTTCCGAAGCTCAAAAATTTGCTCCTGGGCTCAAGTTGCTCTTTTATCATCCTTCAGAAATCAGCAAAAAAGATATGCAGGATGTGGAGAAAAAGCCTGAAGTGTGTCTAAAGGGATACCACCTCATGGTCACAACCTATGCCATGGCATCGCGAAGTCCATGGCTCAAAGATTTCAAGTGGCGGGTTGTCATTCTTGATGAGGCCCAAGCCATAAAGAACCATGGCACCAAACAGACCAAATCCGTTAAAAAGATACCGGCCATGGCCAGAATCGCCCTGACCGGAACACCCATTGAAAATCGTCTCGGAGATCTGTGGTCACTTTTTGACTTTCTTAACCCCGGACTTCTGGGCAACGCCAAACAGTTTCAAAGATTTGTCAAATCTCTTGAGGAAGGAAACTCCAAATCATTTGGACCACTTCGCAAACTGGTCAGTCCTTATATCTTAAGACGCCTGAAAACTGACAAATCAATTATTTCGGATCTGCCTGACAAGAGTGAAACAGTGCAGTACTGCACCCTGACCAAAGAGCAGGTCAAACATTATTCCAATGCTGTCAAGACGATGGAGAAGACCCTTAAGGACAAAGAATTTTCAGACCCCATGGTCAGGCGCGGCATTGTCCTTCAGACTTTGATGCGACTCAAGCAGATCTGCAACCATCCAGGTCAGTTTCTTGGAGATGGGGACTACAGCCCGGAAAAAAGCGGAAAGTTTTCCAGGATCGCTGAAATTTGCCGGGAACTGGCCCAGCGTCAGGAAAAAGTATTGATCTTCACCCAGTTTAGAGAAATAATCTCCCACCTTTCAGAACATCTTGAGGAAATTTTTCAAAGACCAGGGCTTCAATTACATGGAGGCACTTCCATCAAAAAACGAAAGTCCATAGTCCAGGACTTTCAAAAAGATGAAGGCCCGCCTTTTTTTATTTTATCCCTCAAGGCAGGTGGTACTGGTTTAAACCTGACTGCAGCATCACACGTTATCCATTTTGACCGCTGGTGGAACCCTGCGGTTGAAAACCAGGCTACTGATCGAAGTTTTCGTATTGGTCAGAAAAAAAATGTACTGGTCCACAAGTTTGTGGTGTCAGGAACCATTGAAGAAAAAATTCATAAACTGATGAATGAGAAAAAAGAGCTGGCTGATACCATGCTTTCAGGTGCAGAAGAGATTAAGCTCACTGAACTGTCAGACAATGAACTTCTGGATCTGGTACAATTGGACATTTCCAAGGCTTCAATGGCTTGA